The following coding sequences lie in one Alloacidobacterium dinghuense genomic window:
- the mltG gene encoding endolytic transglycosylase MltG, which produces MRRLLLLAVTAALLCAGLALYVPAGPHSEMFLEIPPGTSSAQIARLLKSHGLIRSRYAFDIMRAVKGGTLKAGEYRFDHPARMSEVYARLERGDVYTRALTIPEGANIFDIAQRVEAAQLGSKEAFLEAVKRNVALISDLDPGAQSVEGYLFPDTYQFQRLSTPDQIIAAMVKRFRQTAASIDLIQNYHNVVTMASLVERETPIGSERPMVASVFSNRIAKGMPLMTDPSVIYADLLDGKYRGTIYQSDLDGDSPYNTYKHSGLPPGPICNPGIESLKAAMEPAQTQFLYFVAASTDPAGHSRFAKTLEEHEQNVQAYRRAQHAAGQR; this is translated from the coding sequence TTGCGACGTTTACTACTTCTTGCAGTGACTGCAGCTCTGTTGTGTGCCGGACTGGCGCTTTACGTTCCGGCGGGCCCTCATAGCGAGATGTTTCTGGAAATTCCGCCCGGTACCAGTTCGGCACAAATTGCACGCCTTCTGAAGTCACACGGTTTGATCCGGAGTCGTTATGCCTTTGACATCATGCGGGCGGTGAAGGGTGGGACACTGAAAGCAGGCGAGTATCGCTTTGATCATCCGGCGCGCATGTCGGAAGTGTATGCGAGGTTGGAAAGGGGCGATGTCTATACGCGGGCGTTGACGATTCCTGAAGGCGCCAACATCTTTGACATCGCGCAGAGGGTTGAAGCCGCACAGCTGGGCAGCAAAGAGGCGTTTCTTGAGGCCGTTAAGAGGAATGTGGCGTTGATCTCCGATTTGGATCCTGGCGCGCAGAGCGTCGAAGGCTACCTCTTTCCCGATACCTATCAATTTCAACGACTGTCAACGCCCGACCAGATAATTGCCGCGATGGTGAAGCGCTTCCGCCAGACGGCCGCAAGCATTGATCTAATCCAGAACTATCACAACGTGGTGACGATGGCTTCGCTCGTCGAACGAGAAACACCCATCGGAAGCGAGCGGCCAATGGTAGCAAGCGTATTCTCCAATCGCATCGCCAAGGGTATGCCGCTCATGACGGACCCCTCCGTGATTTACGCCGACCTGCTGGATGGAAAATACAGAGGCACCATTTACCAATCCGACCTTGACGGCGATTCGCCCTATAACACCTACAAGCACTCGGGGCTGCCACCTGGACCGATCTGCAATCCTGGCATTGAATCGCTGAAAGCCGCAATGGAGCCAGCCCAGACACAATTTTTGTATTTTGTTGCTGCAAGTACCGATCCGGCGGGACATTCCCGTTTTGCAAAGACATTGGAAGAACATGAACAAAATGTTCAGGCTTATCGTCGCGCGCAACACGCAGCAGGCCAGCGTTAG
- the ruvX gene encoding Holliday junction resolvase RuvX → MEHDGAPRLLGLDVGNRHIGVAVSDELGLTAQPVLTLVRKKPRDDLRSLARLARKYGCQEIVVGNPLHLSGDQSRQAERTQVFAQLLADETKLPVHLWDERLTTTEAHRILYESGRPRAEHREVVDQVAAVIILQGFLDARRLGP, encoded by the coding sequence ATGGAGCACGATGGCGCACCGCGCCTTCTCGGTCTGGACGTAGGCAATCGGCATATTGGTGTTGCTGTTTCCGACGAGTTGGGGCTTACCGCGCAGCCGGTCCTGACCCTGGTTCGTAAGAAGCCTCGCGATGATTTGAGATCGTTGGCCAGGCTGGCCCGGAAATACGGCTGCCAGGAGATTGTCGTTGGCAATCCGCTTCACCTCTCCGGTGATCAAAGCCGTCAGGCCGAGAGAACGCAGGTCTTCGCCCAACTGCTCGCCGATGAAACGAAGCTTCCGGTGCATTTGTGGGATGAGCGCCTGACCACCACTGAAGCGCATCGCATTCTGTACGAGTCAGGCCGTCCGAGGGCAGAACACCGTGAGGTGGTCGACCAGGTCGCTGCGGTTATTATTCTGCAAGGCTTTCTCGACGCGCGTCGTCTGGGGCCCTAA
- a CDS encoding GreA/GreB family elongation factor — MPEHIKKKLLEEIKQLEHELAHELPLEIKKAAALGDLSENAEYHMAKQRQVFVNARLGQLKKRMGELALVNLANIPHDRVAFGSTIVVYDTSKDEEIEYKLVTSEESDVNQGLISTTSPIGRALVGKQVGDVATVVTPNGKRELEILKLSTIHDEAE, encoded by the coding sequence ATGCCCGAACACATCAAAAAGAAATTGCTGGAAGAGATCAAACAGCTCGAACATGAGCTTGCTCACGAGCTTCCCCTGGAAATCAAGAAAGCAGCCGCATTAGGGGATCTGAGCGAGAATGCCGAATACCACATGGCCAAACAGCGCCAGGTATTCGTGAATGCGCGCCTTGGGCAACTCAAGAAGCGCATGGGCGAGCTTGCCCTCGTTAACCTCGCAAATATTCCTCATGACCGCGTCGCTTTTGGCTCAACCATCGTCGTTTATGACACATCCAAGGATGAGGAGATCGAGTATAAGCTTGTCACAAGTGAGGAGTCGGATGTTAACCAAGGCCTGATATCGACCACCTCGCCTATCGGGCGCGCTTTAGTCGGCAAGCAGGTGGGCGATGTTGCGACGGTTGTAACTCCGAACGGCAAACGCGAGCTCGAAATCCTGAAACTTTCAACGATCCACGACGAAGCGGAATAA
- a CDS encoding CDP-alcohol phosphatidyltransferase family protein, which yields MSSNKTWTSAFGRACGVLLQAIVNGLALTRISPNVLTFIGLIINTAAAILFGYANEHNYVRMFLYAGLVIIGAGIFDMVDGRVARQTQQVTVFGAFFDSVIDRYSDVVLFFGLLVFYARGNRFFYVVLAAFVMVTSLMVSYTRARAEALIGQCKVGFMERPERIVLIILGALFNRWGAMAPVLWVLAALSTITVIHRISYTYQMTKHLAPVPETPPLTYKREPVEATPELHSAPTAPPV from the coding sequence ATGAGTTCCAATAAGACCTGGACGAGCGCTTTTGGACGCGCATGCGGGGTGCTGCTGCAGGCCATTGTGAATGGCCTGGCGCTGACCCGCATCTCGCCCAACGTGCTCACCTTCATTGGGCTCATCATCAACACCGCTGCAGCGATCCTTTTCGGCTATGCCAACGAGCACAACTACGTACGCATGTTTCTCTATGCCGGACTGGTGATCATTGGCGCCGGCATCTTCGACATGGTCGACGGACGCGTCGCCCGCCAGACGCAACAAGTCACGGTCTTCGGCGCGTTTTTCGATTCGGTCATCGATCGCTACTCCGATGTAGTGCTCTTCTTCGGGCTGCTGGTCTTCTACGCTCGCGGCAACCGCTTTTTCTACGTGGTGCTGGCGGCGTTCGTAATGGTCACCTCGCTCATGGTGAGCTATACCCGCGCGCGCGCCGAAGCGCTGATCGGGCAGTGCAAGGTCGGCTTCATGGAACGGCCGGAGCGGATCGTTCTTATCATCCTCGGCGCGCTGTTTAACCGCTGGGGGGCGATGGCGCCTGTGCTCTGGGTGCTGGCCGCGCTCTCGACGATTACCGTGATCCACCGCATCAGCTACACCTACCAGATGACCAAGCATCTGGCTCCGGTTCCGGAAACGCCGCCGCTCACCTACAAGCGGGAGCCGGTGGAGGCGACACCCGAGTTGCACTCGGCTCCCACTGCTCCTCCCGTCTGA